In one window of Bombus fervidus isolate BK054 chromosome 4, iyBomFerv1, whole genome shotgun sequence DNA:
- the LOC139986419 gene encoding translation machinery-associated protein 16 homolog isoform X3 codes for MIHSHVHCMRKEFLKPKKMIHPNSRKSIVIAKKAKKISNRQKAKMSRLIKQHSIGEKISWIRNNTIPGT; via the exons ATGATTCATAGCCATg TTCACTGCATGAGAAAAGAGTTCCTGAAGCCAAAGAAAATGATACATCCAAATAGCAGAAAGTCTATCGTTATTGCGAAAAAAGCCAAAAA AATATCAAATAGACAGAAAGCAAAAATGTCCCGCTTGATAAAACAGCATTCAATAGGAGAGAAAATATCGTGGATCAGAAACAATACGATTCCAG GTACGTAG
- the LOC139986419 gene encoding translation machinery-associated protein 16 homolog isoform X1 — MIHSHVHCMRKEFLKPKKMIHPNSRKSIVIAKKAKKISNRQKAKMSRLIKQHSIGEKISWIRNNTIPGVCSYIPWLTASLLETEVKQKCT; from the exons ATGATTCATAGCCATg TTCACTGCATGAGAAAAGAGTTCCTGAAGCCAAAGAAAATGATACATCCAAATAGCAGAAAGTCTATCGTTATTGCGAAAAAAGCCAAAAA AATATCAAATAGACAGAAAGCAAAAATGTCCCGCTTGATAAAACAGCATTCAATAGGAGAGAAAATATCGTGGATCAGAAACAATACGATTCCAGGTGTGTGTTCCTATATTCCATGGTTAACTGCAAGTTTGTTAGAAACGGAGGTAAAAcaaaaat GTACGTAG
- the LOC139986419 gene encoding translation machinery-associated protein 16 homolog isoform X2, with translation MIHSHVHCMRKEFLKPKKMIHPNSRKSIVIAKKAKKISNRQKAKMSRLIKQHSIGEKISWIRNNTIPGVCSYIPWLTASLLETEVRSKK, from the exons ATGATTCATAGCCATg TTCACTGCATGAGAAAAGAGTTCCTGAAGCCAAAGAAAATGATACATCCAAATAGCAGAAAGTCTATCGTTATTGCGAAAAAAGCCAAAAA AATATCAAATAGACAGAAAGCAAAAATGTCCCGCTTGATAAAACAGCATTCAATAGGAGAGAAAATATCGTGGATCAGAAACAATACGATTCCAGGTGTGTGTTCCTATATTCCATGGTTAACTGCAAGTTTGTTAGAAACGGAG GTACGTAGCAAGAAATGA